From Pelmatolapia mariae isolate MD_Pm_ZW linkage group LG22, Pm_UMD_F_2, whole genome shotgun sequence, a single genomic window includes:
- the gngt1 gene encoding guanine nucleotide-binding protein G(T) subunit gamma-T1, producing MPVINVEDLTDKDKAVMEVNQLKLEVKLERWLTSKCCEEIKDYIQALVEEDTLVKGISEEKNPFKEKGGCVIC from the exons ATGCCGGTCATAAATGTGGAGGATCTGACAGATAAGGACAAGGCTGTGATGGAAGTAAACCAGCTTAAACTTGAAGTCAAACTCGAGAGGTGGTTG ACATCTAAATGCTGTGAGGAAATCAAGGACTATATTCAGGCTCTAGTGGAGGAGGACACCCTCGTCAAAGGCATATCAGAGGAGAAGAACCCCTTCAAGGAGAAAGGTGGCTGTGTCATCTGCTAG